TCGGCGACGGCCGCAGCCTCGACTATGCCTTGGGCCTCACCGTCACTAGCTACCGAGGGCTCCGCACCGTCGGTCATGGCGGCAGCCTTCCCGGCTTCAAGACGCAGCTCATGCGCTTTCCCGAGCACGATCTCGGCGTCATCATCCTCGCCAATCGCGAAGACGCCGTGCCCTACGCGCTCGCCCGCCAGATCGGCGATGCAGTGCTGGCCGAGCATATGCGACCGACGCTGGCGGTGCCCGCCGGCAGCGAGCGTCTCGCCGGCACCTATATCGACAAGGCCACCGGCTACACCCTCGATCTCAAGCTCGCCGAGGGAACGCTGAAGGCGAGCTTCCTCGGCGCCGACGAGGCCTTGGAGCCGACGCCGGATGGCGGCTTCAAGCAGACCGGCGGCCATATGGGGATCGTGCTGACACCGCCCGCCGCTACCGGTCGTCCGCAGCGTTGGCGCGGCACCATCGGCTGGGGCTTGGCCGTCGAATGGACCCCGGTCGAGGCGTTTCAGCCGGCGGCGAACGAGCTCGTCGCCTATCTCGGGCGCTATGTGAGCCCGGAGACCGGGGCGGTGCACCAGATCGCCATCCGCGACGGCCATCTTGCGATCCGCATGGGCTTGGGGCCGCATCCGACGCCTTGGGCCCCCTGCGAGGCGATCATCGCCGACGTCTTCCGCTTCGTCTCCAAGCATATGCAGTGGACGGCGCGGCCGGCGCTCCGCTTTCGCCGCGGCAAGGACGGCACCGTGGTGGCGCTGGAGCTCTCGGCCAATCGCAGCCGCGATCTCCTGTTCGAGCGCATGGCCTAGCGGCGCAGGCGCTACGCCTCGACTCCAAGGTCAGGCTCGTAATGGCCAGCGCCGCAAGCACGCCCAAGACCGTGCTGGTCATGGGCATGGACGAGGACATGGCGAGCCGCCTCGGCCGCGCACTCGGCCACCTGCCCTACCGGTTCGCCAAGCTGGGCGACGACGCCGACACCGATCCGTGGCGCTGCAAGCCGAGGGAGTTCCTGGCGCGCGCCACGGCCGAGGTGCGGGCCTCGCCCACGCCGGTCGCCGGTATCATCGGCCTCGATGATTTTCCGCCGAGCCTCTTGGTGCCGATGCTGTGCCGCAGGCTCGGCCTGCCGGCCAACGATCTCGCCGCCGTGCTCCGCTGTGAGCACAAATGGTGGAGCCGCCTCTGGCAGGCCCGCGCGGTTCCGGATGCGGTGCCGCCATTCCAGCTGATCGATCCGCGTCGTCCGCTTGAAGCCTCGGCGCTCGCGATCGGCTTTCCGTTCTGGCTGAAGCCGGTCAAGGCCTACATGTCGATGTTCGGCTTCAAGATCACGGGCGAGACGGAGCTCCGCGCCGCCATGGAAGAGGCCGGCGCCAAGCTGCCTTCCTTCGTCTCCAGCTTCGATGAGATCCTCTCGCTCGCGCCTAAGCGGGCGAAGCACGATGACGTGGACGGCACCCACCTCTTGGCCGAGGGCCTCATGTCCGGGCATCAATGCACGCTTGAAGGCTTCGTCGACCGCGGCCGCGTGGTGAGTTTGGGTGTGGTCGACTCGATCCGCTTCCCGAACCGGGTGAGCTTCAAGCGCTTCGACTATCCCTCGCGCCTGCCGCGTAGGGTGCAAGAGCGCATGGCCGAGGTGGTCGAGCGCTTCTTCACCGCCATCGGCTACGACAACGCGCAGTTCAACGTCGAGTTCTTCGTCGAGCGCTCCAGCGGTCGCCCGCTCATCATCGAGGCGAACAGCCGCTTGTCGCCGCAATTCGCCGATCTCTTCGAGAAGGTGGACGGCGTCAACACGCTGCAGACCCTGGTCGAGCTGGCGACCGGCGTGCCGCCCGCCGGCGGCGGCCGCCAGGGCCAGTTCCGCATGGCGGCGAGCTTCGTGCTGCGCAGCTTCGAGGACAAGCTGGTGCGCCGCGTGCCCGAAGCGGACGACCTGGCGCGCGTGGTCGAGGCCGTGCCCGATGCGCTGGTGCGCGTGCTGGCCGATACCGGCGACCGCCTCTCCACCTCCCCGCATCAGGACAGCTATAGCTACCGCTACGGGCTGGTGAATGTCGGCGCCGACAGCGAGGCCGAGCTGGTCGCCAAGTACCAGCGTGTCAGGGCGATGCTGCCCTTCGAATTCGAATGAGGCAAAGCCGAGCTTCCCTCAGCTCTTCTCGTCCCGCTCGGCGGAAAGTTCGGCCACCCGGTCGGCGATCCGGTGCCGGAGCGCGCCCGGCAGCGCATCGAAGGCGGCCTGGGCCAGCAGCACATCCACGAGCTGGCCGCTCTGGGCAGCCTTCAGTATGTCGCGATATGCTTCGCTCGCTGGGCCGACGATCTCGGCGATGCTGCGGGCGATGAGCGCGAGCGCCGCGCTTTGGCTGAGGCGGGACATGGGCGACAGGAAGGCGTGACTGGGACCGTTGCAGGGAGGCGCCGGCGGCACCTTACATGGATTTCCCGCGGAGGCTAATCCGGTTTGAATCAAATCCACTCTAAATGCATTCTTTGCCTCTAACGCACGGAGATTGCCTATGAATCGTGCATTTTCCCCACCCACCGCACCGGCTCCGGCCTCCTCCTACAGCCAGGCGGTGGAAGTCCCGGCAAATGCCCGCTGGCTGGTCATTTCCGGACAGGTGGGTGTCGCCCCGGACGGCAAGGTGGCCGCCGGCATCGAAGCCCAGCTCGAGCAGATCTACACCAACATCGCCGCGGTCCTGAAAGCCGGCGGCATGGACGTGCCCGACCTGGTCAAGCTCACCGTCTATCTGTTGAAACCGGAGGACATCGCGGCCGCGCGCAAAGTGCGCGACAAGCACCTGGGCGGCCACAAGCCGGCCTCGACCCTGGCGATCATCGCTGCGCTCGCGAGCCCGCAATTCCTGGCGGAGGTCGAGGCGATCGCCGCCAAGGCGTGAGGCTGCGCGCTCGTGCACGTTCAGCTTAGATGTGATCACCCGTCACGTCCGCCCTATCCTTGAGCGTAATGGGCAAGACGGAAGGCATCGTCACCTCTCCTTGGGGAGAGGTTGCGAGCGGTAGCGAGCGGGTGAGGGGACGCGGCGGTTGCAGGCTTTGCACGACCTCTCTTGCTCCCTCTCCCAAGGGAGAGGGAGCAAGAGAGGACCATCGATTCTACCTAGCGGGAACGCGCTCAGCGCCCGAGGGCGTAGCCCTGCATGCCGCGCGGGTTGGCGCCGGCTTTGAACAGCGTCCCGTCCTTGGCGACGGCCGACAAGCGGCCCTCGCTCCAATCGCCACCGGCCTCGGCTGCGTGGCCGCGCCGCTTCAGCTCTTCCACGGTCTGGGGGTGGAAGCGGCCCTCGACCACGACCCGGCCGGGCTTCGCGTCCCGGGGATAGAACGAGCTGGGGAAGTGCTCGGTGTGGAAGGCCGGGCACTCGATCGATTCCTGCAGATTCATGCCGTGATGGGCGACATGCAGGAAAAACAGGACCGACCACTGGTCCTGCTGGTCGCCGCCGGGCGTGCCGAAGGCGAGGTAGGGCTCGCCGTCGCGATAGGCGAAGGAGGGCGTCAAGGTGGTGCGCGGCCGCTTGCCGGGCTTGATGCCGTTGGGCCCGGTCTCGTCCAGCGAAAACAGCTGCCCGCGGGTGCCGAGGCAGAAGCCCAAGCCCGGCACCACCGGCGAGCTCTGCAGCCAGCCGCCCGACGGCGTCGCCGAGACCATGTTGCCGTGGCGGTCGATCACATCGAGATGGCAGGTGTCGTTGCCGTGGGTTCCGGTGCGCGCCATCGTCGGCTCGCCGGCGCCGCTCTGGTCGTAGACGCGGGTGGACGCCGTCGGCTTCGCCCAGTCGGTGCGCGGGTTGTAGCCCGGCACCGGACCGGCGACGAGCTCCATCGAGGCGTCCTTGCCGAGACGCCGGCGCCGCGCGTCATTGTAGGCATCCGAGAGCAAGGTCTCCATCGGCACCTTGACGAATTTCGGATCGCCGTAATAGGCCTCGCGGTCGGCGAAGGCGAGCTTGGCGCATTCGACCACGGTGTGGACGAATTCCGGCGACAAGGGATCGCTGCCCTCCAGGCCGAGAGACTTGAGCAAAGCCAATTGCTGCAGGAAGACCGGACCCTGGCTCCACGGACCGCATTTCAGCACGGTGTAGCGCCCGTATTGGTAGGAGAGCGGCTCTTCGAAGCTCGCCTGCCAGCGCGCCATGTCGTCGGCCGTCAGCTGGCCGGCATGGGGCTCGCCCGAGGTGTCCATGAGCTTGCTGCGGCAGAAGCGGTCGATCGCCTCGGCGACGAAGCCGCGATACCAGGCATTGCGCGCCGCCTCGATCTGCCTCACCCGGTCGCCGCCTGCCGCCTCGGCTTCCTTGACCACGCGTGTGTAGGTGGCGGCGAGATCGGGATTGCGGAAGAGCGTGCCGGCTTCCGGGATCTTGCCGCCGGGCTGATAGACCGCGGCCGAGCTCGGCCAATAGGTCCGATGCAGATCGGCCACGGATTCGATCGCCTGCGGGATGCGCGGCACCAGGGGATAGCCCTGGCCGGCAAAGCCGATGGCCGTCTCGAGCACGGCGCGGGGTCCGAGCGTGCCATGGTCGCGCAACAAGAGCATCCAGGCATCGAAGGAGCCGGGCACGGTCGCCGCCAGAAACCCGGTT
This sequence is a window from Pseudomonadota bacterium. Protein-coding genes within it:
- a CDS encoding RidA family protein codes for the protein MNRAFSPPTAPAPASSYSQAVEVPANARWLVISGQVGVAPDGKVAAGIEAQLEQIYTNIAAVLKAGGMDVPDLVKLTVYLLKPEDIAAARKVRDKHLGGHKPASTLAIIAALASPQFLAEVEAIAAKA
- a CDS encoding gamma-glutamyltransferase family protein, with protein sequence MFTTRPELLGTFGMVASTHWLASAAGMAILEKGGNAFDAAVATAFALQIVEPHLNGPGGEVPAIVHDAKSGKTKVLCGQGVAPAKATEAYYRSLGLDLVPGTGFLAATVPGSFDAWMLLLRDHGTLGPRAVLETAIGFAGQGYPLVPRIPQAIESVADLHRTYWPSSAAVYQPGGKIPEAGTLFRNPDLAATYTRVVKEAEAAGGDRVRQIEAARNAWYRGFVAEAIDRFCRSKLMDTSGEPHAGQLTADDMARWQASFEEPLSYQYGRYTVLKCGPWSQGPVFLQQLALLKSLGLEGSDPLSPEFVHTVVECAKLAFADREAYYGDPKFVKVPMETLLSDAYNDARRRRLGKDASMELVAGPVPGYNPRTDWAKPTASTRVYDQSGAGEPTMARTGTHGNDTCHLDVIDRHGNMVSATPSGGWLQSSPVVPGLGFCLGTRGQLFSLDETGPNGIKPGKRPRTTLTPSFAYRDGEPYLAFGTPGGDQQDQWSVLFFLHVAHHGMNLQESIECPAFHTEHFPSSFYPRDAKPGRVVVEGRFHPQTVEELKRRGHAAEAGGDWSEGRLSAVAKDGTLFKAGANPRGMQGYALGR
- a CDS encoding ATP-grasp domain-containing protein → MASAASTPKTVLVMGMDEDMASRLGRALGHLPYRFAKLGDDADTDPWRCKPREFLARATAEVRASPTPVAGIIGLDDFPPSLLVPMLCRRLGLPANDLAAVLRCEHKWWSRLWQARAVPDAVPPFQLIDPRRPLEASALAIGFPFWLKPVKAYMSMFGFKITGETELRAAMEEAGAKLPSFVSSFDEILSLAPKRAKHDDVDGTHLLAEGLMSGHQCTLEGFVDRGRVVSLGVVDSIRFPNRVSFKRFDYPSRLPRRVQERMAEVVERFFTAIGYDNAQFNVEFFVERSSGRPLIIEANSRLSPQFADLFEKVDGVNTLQTLVELATGVPPAGGGRQGQFRMAASFVLRSFEDKLVRRVPEADDLARVVEAVPDALVRVLADTGDRLSTSPHQDSYSYRYGLVNVGADSEAELVAKYQRVRAMLPFEFE